A region from the Arachis ipaensis cultivar K30076 chromosome B01, Araip1.1, whole genome shotgun sequence genome encodes:
- the LOC107616417 gene encoding uncharacterized protein LOC107616417 isoform X1 yields MSLRPQTPKTVLVGTSAAHTNQNDTHTQQNDTSIPSLVSELRATTRDFDRVERALLERESRLIAAIQEKDNEIASLKVKDSIHSLDKLNLESQLKEFRNGGSKVFVEVKKEENVDSDSTDAGKCMHCLEMKNELEKEKDLSESLRDRNMQLEFEKSKLLEEKKKWDDQRGVIEDLVKKSIELEAEKCGLKKKCDAAKRGIDGSRKGDSRGADEASFECRKRKFIEFSERVSRLERETAKNDKLISLDDNEGGGGGGSGGDGDDDGDGSNTEENKKIQIDDSVEKDAVQRNENVGHSSRDSTILIIPSKDGVGVTAASVPEISPPPPAPEFQAGSSQPQAQEVDVQQFYKKF; encoded by the exons ATGTCCCTCCGACCCCAAACTCCCAAAACCGTTTTGGTAGGAACTTCGGCTGCCCACACCAACCAAAACGACACTCACACCCAGCAAAACGACACCAGCATCCCCAGCCTCGTGTCCGAGTTGCGAGCCACCACTCGCGATTTTGACCGAGTTGAACGCGCCTTGCTCGAAAGGGAATCACGCCTCATCGCGGCGATTCAAGAGAAGGATAACGAAATCGCGTCCCTCAAAGTGAAAGACAGTATCCATAGCTTGGATAAGTTGAACCTCGAATCGCAGCTCAAGGAGTTCAGAAATGGAGGATCAAAGGTCTTCGTTGAGGTTAAGAAGGAGGAGAATGTTGATTCTGATTCGACCGATGCTGGAAAGTGCATGCATTGTTTGGAGATGAAGAACGAATTGGAAAAAGAGAAGGATTTGAGTGAGTCTCTTAGGGATAGGAACATGCAGTTGGAGTTTGAAAAGTCCAAGCTcttggaagagaagaagaaatgggATGATCAGAGAGGTGTTATTGAGGATCTTGTGAAGAAGAGCATTGAATTGGAAGCTGAGAAGTGTGGGTTGAAAAAGAAATGTGATGCTGCCAAGAGAGGGATTGATGGATCGAGGAAAGGGGACAGCCGTGGGGCCGATGAGGCGTCGTTTGAGTGTAGGAAGAGGAAGTTCATTGAATTTAGTGAGAGGGTTTCGAGGTTGGAGAGAGAGACTGCCAAGAATGATAAACTGATATCTTTGGATGACAatgaaggtggtggtggtggtggcagtggtggtgatggtgatgatgacGGTGATGGCAGCAACACTGAGGAGAATAAAAAGATTCAGATTGATGATAGTGTTGAGAAAGATGCTGTGCAAAGGAATGAAAATGTTGGTCATTCTTCAAGAGATTCAACTATACTGATCATACCAAGCAAAGATGGTGTTGGTGTAACTGCTGCTTCAG TACCAGAgatttctcctcctcctcctgcaCCAGAATTCCAAGCAGGGTCGAGTCAACCTCAAGCTCAAGAGGTTGACGTGCAACAATTCTATAAAAAGTTCTAA
- the LOC107616417 gene encoding uncharacterized protein LOC107616417 isoform X2, with the protein MSLRPQTPKTVLVGTSAAHTNQNDTHTQQNDTSIPSLVSELRATTRDFDRVERALLERESRLIAAIQEKDNEIASLKVKDSIHSLDKLNLESQLKEFRNGGSKVFVEVKKEENVDSDSTDAGKCMHCLEMKNELEKEKDLSESLRDRNMQLEFEKSKLLEEKKKWDDQRGVIEDLVKKSIELEAEKCGLKKKCDAAKRGIDGSRKGDSRGADEASFECRKRKFIEFSERVSRLERETAKNDKLISLDDNEGGGGGGSGGDGDDDGDGSNTEENKKIQIDDSVEKDAVQRNENVGHSSRDSTILIIPSKDGVGVTAASEISPPPPAPEFQAGSSQPQAQEVDVQQFYKKF; encoded by the exons ATGTCCCTCCGACCCCAAACTCCCAAAACCGTTTTGGTAGGAACTTCGGCTGCCCACACCAACCAAAACGACACTCACACCCAGCAAAACGACACCAGCATCCCCAGCCTCGTGTCCGAGTTGCGAGCCACCACTCGCGATTTTGACCGAGTTGAACGCGCCTTGCTCGAAAGGGAATCACGCCTCATCGCGGCGATTCAAGAGAAGGATAACGAAATCGCGTCCCTCAAAGTGAAAGACAGTATCCATAGCTTGGATAAGTTGAACCTCGAATCGCAGCTCAAGGAGTTCAGAAATGGAGGATCAAAGGTCTTCGTTGAGGTTAAGAAGGAGGAGAATGTTGATTCTGATTCGACCGATGCTGGAAAGTGCATGCATTGTTTGGAGATGAAGAACGAATTGGAAAAAGAGAAGGATTTGAGTGAGTCTCTTAGGGATAGGAACATGCAGTTGGAGTTTGAAAAGTCCAAGCTcttggaagagaagaagaaatgggATGATCAGAGAGGTGTTATTGAGGATCTTGTGAAGAAGAGCATTGAATTGGAAGCTGAGAAGTGTGGGTTGAAAAAGAAATGTGATGCTGCCAAGAGAGGGATTGATGGATCGAGGAAAGGGGACAGCCGTGGGGCCGATGAGGCGTCGTTTGAGTGTAGGAAGAGGAAGTTCATTGAATTTAGTGAGAGGGTTTCGAGGTTGGAGAGAGAGACTGCCAAGAATGATAAACTGATATCTTTGGATGACAatgaaggtggtggtggtggtggcagtggtggtgatggtgatgatgacGGTGATGGCAGCAACACTGAGGAGAATAAAAAGATTCAGATTGATGATAGTGTTGAGAAAGATGCTGTGCAAAGGAATGAAAATGTTGGTCATTCTTCAAGAGATTCAACTATACTGATCATACCAAGCAAAGATGGTGTTGGTGTAACTGCTGCTTCAG AgatttctcctcctcctcctgcaCCAGAATTCCAAGCAGGGTCGAGTCAACCTCAAGCTCAAGAGGTTGACGTGCAACAATTCTATAAAAAGTTCTAA